From the Paenibacillus tianjinensis genome, the window ACCGCCAGGAACCATGTGTCTCCAGGTTTGTCTCATCAATCACATAGAGGCCGTATTCATCGCACAGCTCATACCATACAGACTGGTTAGGGTAGTGGGAAGTCCGTACAGCATTGATATTATGGGATTTCATGAGCTGAATATCGCGGATCATATCTTCTTTGGACAAGGCGCGGCCAGTGTCGCAGGAAAATTCATGGCGGTTGGTGCCTTTCAGCACAATCCGTTTGCCGTTGATTTTCATCAGACCGTCTTTGATCTCAAACGTGCGGAAACCAACCTTACAGCTTACAGCTTCCTGCAGTTGATTCTGATCGTCCATAACCGTAATGAGCAGGGTATATAAATAAGGCTTCTCCGCACTCCACTTCTTAGGGCGTTCGATGTGTGCTGCCAGCTTAAGCTGCTGAACCTCGCCATCAACAAATGTAATATCCGCCGACAACGGCTGTTCAAAGACTGGCTGTTTTTGGTCATCCAAGAGCTGGACTTGAACAGAATGAGGACTAAGCTCATGGTTGAAATAATTTTCAAGCTGCAGCTTCACCTTCAGTTCGGCATCTGCATAATCATGATCAAGCTCTGTCACTACAGAAAAGTCCGTAAGGTGGACTTGAGGAGTCGTGTATAAATAAACCTCGCGAAAAATCCCGCTAAGCCGCCAGAAATCCTGATCCTCCAGCCAGCTGGCATCACACCAGCGGTAGACTTCAACCGCAAGCTTATTCTCGCCTTCATGCAGGTAAGCAGTAATATCATATTCTGACGGGGTAAAAGTATCTTCACCATACCCCACAAGTTCACCGTTCACCCATACATAAAATGCGGATTCGACCCCCTGGAAGCTAAGGAACACAGGCTGGCCTTCCCAGGCTTCAGGCACAGAAAACGTCCGGGTGTACGAACCTACAGGATTATACACGGTTGGAGCAAACGGCGGTTTCAGGTCAGGCTCGGAAACAGCCCAAGGATAACGCACATTGGTATATTGCGGATAGTCATACCCCTGGAATTGCCAATGGGAGGGCACAGGGATTTCAGCCCAGCTGCTGGTATCGTAATCTGATTTATAGAAATCCTTGATGCGCTGCTCAGGGGTCTCCGCGAAGGCAAACTTCCAGCTGCCATTAAGGGTTTGATAATTAGGGGATGCTGTTTTGTCTCCATGCAATGCCTGCTGAGCGGTCGTGTAGGACATCATGGACGAATGAGCCGGCAAGCGGTTCAATTCAAAAATTTCGGGATTGTTATTCCATTCAGGATAGCCGTTGGCGGGTGGTTGGTAGTTAAGCTTCTTGCGCACATTAACATCTCCTTGTATTGTTATATTCATATTATAAATTGGCAAATGCCTATAAGATATACAAGGATATTATAGTGAAATAACAATATATGAAACAGGTGAATGGACTTGGAGAGCATGATGGTTTTTTGCGGGACAGAGGATACGGTTCAGCTGCCGCTGTATGCTACAACGATCGGATATTGGGAACACCAGGAAGAGACTGAACGTCCGGCAGGGTTTCCGGATTATCAGCTGCATCAGATTTTGGACGGCAAGGGCGAGCTGACGATAAAAGATAAACGGCAGATTGTCGGCCCGGGAGATGTATTCATTACCTTTCCTGATATTCCGCATTCCTATACACCGGTTAGCCGGGAGTGGGAGCTGGCCTGGATATCGTTTCAGGGGAGAGAGGCCGGGGGGATGCTGTCGTATGCGGGCATCCGCGAGTCAGGTATCTGGAGATTAAGGGAAGCTGAACTTCTTGCTCCGCTTAAAGAAATGCTGCTGCTGCCGGGTGGCAACGATCTCGAAGTGAACATGGAACGTTCCAAGCTGCTGTACTCGCTGCTGCTGGATTTGAAAAGAAATCTGCCTCCTGCCCCGAATAAGGAGGATGAGCTTGAGCGGATCAAACCGGTGCTGGAGCATATTGAGCTTCATCTGCACCGGACACTGACCTTAAAGGAGCTGGCGGAGGTAATCTCTGTTTCTCCGCAATATTTGTGCAGGCTGTTTCAGCGTACGGTTCATGACCGGCCGGTAACCTATATCAATAAGCAGCGCATTAACCGGAGCAAGCAATTGATGTATCAGGAACGTGAAAAAAAACTGTACGAAATCGCACAGCTGACAGGTTTTGAGAACGCGAGCTACTTCTGCGCGGTGTTCAAACGGTTAACCGGAATGAAGCCTGAGCAGTTCAAGCAGCTGCACGGTTTGGATTAAATAAATTGTAAAATACCCAGGGCAATAAAAAATGCTCCTACCCAGATTGAAACTGCACCGTAGAATGTTCTTGATTCGATTTATACATCATCATCTTGATAGATAAACTGCTCTACGAGCTCAGTAGTGACCGCTAGATCAGGATGCGAATTGTCGATTAGCGCCACGTTTGCTTCGGGCAGCGGCCATGTAACCGTACGGCTGCCCAGTGAAGAGCGGAAGACCTCCCAATTCCGGAACTTCCAGTCATCCAGCGGGGAATGCCTGCCTTGTATCCGCTCGCGGAACAGCTCCTCGTCAGCTAATGTGACCAGCACGACCTTGACTTCAACCTCCTGCAGTGTAAGGCCAATCCGGCTCAGCTCGTTTTCAATCCAGCCGGGATTCGCCGCTTCCTTCGTAAATGGGCCCACCACAAAAACATCGCTGTCCAGGCCAAGATTATCAAGTGCGGCATCCATTGTGATCCGGTACCCCAGGTCGCGGCACAGTCTTTTATATTCTGCCGAGTCCCTATCAGTGGGATCTAGTCCGTGCATAGTCATAATAGCATCTGCCGCAGGCCTCAATAAAATATCCATGTCGAAAAAGGCGGCTTTACGGCGGGAAGCGACAGCCTTGGCTAATGTGGTTTTACCGGCGCCTGCCGGACCCAGGAAAAAGACGAGTTTGTTCATTGCAGTAGGCTCCTTACTATACGAGTCGGGTTGATTATCAGCTCCCCTATCGTAACATGACTTACCTGTATGCTGGTAATCAAAATAGGAGAGGGAATCGG encodes:
- a CDS encoding AAA family ATPase, with the translated sequence MNKLVFFLGPAGAGKTTLAKAVASRRKAAFFDMDILLRPAADAIMTMHGLDPTDRDSAEYKRLCRDLGYRITMDAALDNLGLDSDVFVVGPFTKEAANPGWIENELSRIGLTLQEVEVKVVLVTLADEELFRERIQGRHSPLDDWKFRNWEVFRSSLGSRTVTWPLPEANVALIDNSHPDLAVTTELVEQFIYQDDDV
- a CDS encoding AraC family transcriptional regulator, producing the protein MDLESMMVFCGTEDTVQLPLYATTIGYWEHQEETERPAGFPDYQLHQILDGKGELTIKDKRQIVGPGDVFITFPDIPHSYTPVSREWELAWISFQGREAGGMLSYAGIRESGIWRLREAELLAPLKEMLLLPGGNDLEVNMERSKLLYSLLLDLKRNLPPAPNKEDELERIKPVLEHIELHLHRTLTLKELAEVISVSPQYLCRLFQRTVHDRPVTYINKQRINRSKQLMYQEREKKLYEIAQLTGFENASYFCAVFKRLTGMKPEQFKQLHGLD